The Pseudomonas saponiphila DNA window CCCTGTTTTTTGAGCTCCCTGGCAAATCCCCGGGCGCCCAGGGCACCTCGATGCTCCCGGTGCAGCTGCCGAATGGTCTTTTCCAGTTGCCGCTCGACCCCAGGTTCAGACCGAGCCACGGGCTTGGCGTAATAGCTGCTGCGAGGCACGCCCAGAAGTCGACAGCAGTGCCGAATGGAGAGCTGTCCTTTCAACCCCTCGATCATTTGATTCGGCTGAACAGCACCTTCAGATGAGAGGGCAATTGCTTTTTTAGGACGCTATTCTCGGCTTCCAGCAAGGCGAGTCTGGCCTGCAGTGAATCAATCAGTTCCTGGTCCTGAGGGCGTGTGGGCAGCAAGGCTCCTTCATGCTCCTTGCGCCATCTGGCGACCCAGCGTCGCAGGGCTGTAGGCCCAACCCCAGTTTGCTCACATGCCTTAGGCACCGAGTAATTCATTTCCACGACCAAGCGAATGGCTTCGGCCTTTTCTTCAGCGCTAACAACCCGAAATCCCATGATGCTTCCTTAGGCTGAAACTCCTACAGAGTGGTCCAGGAATATTGAGCCACAACAGCTTGCCGGCGAATGCGTTCTTGAGGGCCTCTTCGCTGGCGAGCCAGCTCCTACGGTCCCGCTGCAGGCCGCACTGCCCCTGTAGGAGCCGGCTTGCCGGCGAATGCGTTCTTGATGTCCCCTTCGCTGGCAAGCCAGCTCCTACGGTCCTGTTGCAGGCCGAACTGCCCTTGTAGGAGCCGGCTTGCCGGCGAATGCGTTCTTGAGGCCCCTTCGCTGGCAAGCCAAGGCCTACGATCAATAGCTCTAATCGTTGCGTCTGACGCACTTATAACCTGTCGATAAGTCAATTTTCGTCAGTACTGGCTGTTCATAAACTGCTCTGGTTTTCTTGTCTGGAGCAGTACTTCCATGAGTTCCCTCGCTGTCGCTGCGCCTGCTTCGGTTGACGCCGCCAGCAAGCCGGCAGCCATTGCCCCACCGCTGTTCGGACCGCGAATCATCATCGGCCTGGTGGGGGTGCTGCTGGCGGTGCTGGTTTCCGGTCTGAACGAGATGGTGACCAAGATCGCCCTGGCAGATATCCGCGGTGCGTTGTTCATCGGATTCGACGAGGGCACCTGGCTGGTGGCGTGCTACACCGCTACTTCTGTGGCGGCCATGGCCTTTGCGCCCTGGTGTTCGGTGACCTTTTCCCTGCGCCGTTTCACCCTGTTTGCCATTGCGCTGTTCACCCTGCTGGGGGTGCTGTGCCCCTTCGCCCCGAACTACGAAAGCCTGTTGCTGCTGCGCACCCTGCAAGGCCTGGCCGGGGGTGCGCTGCCGCCGATGCTGATGACCGTGGCCCTGCGCTTCCTGCCGGCCAACGTCAAGCTCTACGGCCTGGCCGGCTATGCCCTGACCGCCACCTTCGGCCCCAGCCTGGGCACGCCCCTGGCGGCGCTCTGGACCGAATACGTGGGTTGGCAGTGGGCCTTCTGGCAAGTGGTAGCGCCCTGCCTGTTGGCGATGGCGGCGGTGGCCTACGGCCTGCCTCAGGATCCGCTGCGTCTGGAGCGCTTGAAACAGTTCAACTGGCGGGGCCTGCTGCTGGGCTTCCCGGCGATCTGCATGCTGGTGATCGGCACCCTTCAGGGCAATCGCCTGGACTGGTTCCAGTCGCCTTTGATCAGCGGGCTGCTGGGGGGCGGGCTGGTGCTGCTGGTGCTGTTTCTGATCAACGAATGGTCGCAGCCGGTTCCCTTTTTCAAGCTGCAGATGCTCGGCATCCGCAACCTGTCCTTCGCCTTGCTGACCCTGGCCGGGGTGCTGGTGGTGCTGACCGCGGTGATCATCATCCCCTCTGCCTACCTGACCCAGGTCCAGGGCTATCGCCCATTGCAGACGGCGCCGGTGATGCTGGTGATGGCCCTGCCGCAACTGCTGGCGCTGCCCCTGGTGGCGGCCTTGTGCAACCTGCGCTGGGTGGATTGCCGCTGGGTGCTGGGGATCGGCCTGGGCATGCTGGTGCTGTCCTGCCTAGGCGGCACGCACCTGACCGCGGCCTGGATTCGCGACGACTTCTATGTGCTGCAACTGCTGCAGATCTTCGGTCAGCCCATGGCGGTGCTGCCGTTGCTGATGCTTTCCACCGGCAGCATCACTCCGCTGGATGGTCCCTTTGCCTCGGCCTGGTTCAACACCGTGAAAGGCCTGGCGGCGGTGATCGCTACCGGAGTGCTGGATGTGCTGACCACCCACCGCCTGCATTTCCACTCGACGATGCTGGTGGACAGCCTGGGCAACTCGCCCCTGGTGGACGACCGGCTGGCCGGGCTGGCCCAGCGCCTGCACCAGCAAGCCGTGGTGCTGACGTCCGCCGATCTCTACTTCTGCATGGCGGGAGTGGCCGCTGCGCTGATCCTGCTGATTTTCTGGATGCCGACGCGGATCTATCCACCGCGGGCAGCCACTTGAACGAGAAGGTTTTTATGACGATCCAGAGCAAAGACAAAATCGCCATCACCGTGGTGGCGGTGGCCGCCCTAGGTGCGCTGGCCTATGTGGCCGCGCCGGGCCTGTTCGGCCGTGGCAGCGAACAGAGCACCAACGATGCCTTCATCGCCGCCGACTACACCCTGGTGGCGCCGCGGGTGGCCGGGTTCATCAAGGAGGTGCTGGTGGAGGACAACCAGCAGGTCAAGGCCGGGCAACTGCTGGCGCTGATCGACGACCGCGACCTGCGGGCCGCGGCCCAGGCGGCGGATGCCGAAACCCTGGTGGCCCAGGCCCAGTTGCAGAACGCCCGGGCGACCCTGGACCGGCAGAGCTCGGTGATTGCCCAGGCCCAGGCAGCCTTGAGCGCGGCCCAGGCCGAGCGCGCCTTTGCCGAGCATGAGTTGAACCGCTACAACCACCTGGCCGGGGTCGGCGCCGGCACGGTGCAGAACGCCCAGCAAGCCAGGACCCGCATCGACCAGGCCAGCGCCCGCTTGGCCACCGCCACCGCGGCCTTGGCGGCGGAGCGCAAGCAGGTGGAGATCCTCACGGCCCAGCGCGATGCCGCCGAAGGTGGCCTGAAGCGGGCCCAGGCAGCCCTGGAAATGGCCAGCTACGAGCTGTCCTACACCCGCATCGTGGCGCCAGTGGACGGCATGGTCGGCGAGCGCGCGGTACGGGTCGGCGCCTATGTCACTCCGGGCAGCAAGATCCTCGCCGTGGTGCCCTTGCAGCAGGCCTACGTGCTGGCCAACTTCCAGGAAACCCAGCTGACCGCCATGCACGCCGGGCAGAGGGTCGAGGTGCGGGTCGACAGCCTGGGGGGTGAAACCCTGCACGGCCGGGTCGAGAGTCTGGCCCCGGCCACCGGTGTGACCTTCGCCGCGGTGAAACCGGACAACGCCACCGGCAACTTCACCAAGGTGGTGCAGCGCATTCCGGTGAAGATCGTCCTGGAGCCCAACCAGCCCATGGCCGAGCGCCTGCGGGTCGGCATGTCGGTGGAGGCCAGCGTCGACACCCACAGCTCGGCCACCAATGCGCGCGAGGTGACCCAGCGATGAGCACCTTACGCCGCCAGTACACAGGCTCCTCGTGGCGAGGGAGCTTGCTCCCGCTGGGTAGCGCAGCTACCCCGGAACCGCTCGCCGCGGTGGCCCAGGCCGCCGACCAAGGCTGCCAGGCGAGTGCTCCGCACTCGAACGGGAGCAAGCTCCCTGGCCACGGGCTTCGCACCCTGCTGGCGCTGAGCCTGCTGGCACTGGCCGCGTGCAACGTCGGTCCGGATTTCCAGCGGCCCCGGGCGACCCAGGTCCAGGCCTGGCCGGTGCCTGCGCAAGGCGCCGCCAGCCGGGCGGTGGACAGCCCCATGCAGGAGCGCTGGTGGGAGGTGTTCAACGATCCGCAACTGTCGGCCCTGAGTCGTCGGGCCCTGAGCGACAACCTTGACCTGCAGCTGGCCAGCAGTCGCTTGCAACAGAGTCGGGCGGCGCGTCAGGTGATCAGCGCCGAGCGCTACCCGAGCACCTCGGCCAATGGCGGCTACGCACGCAAACGCAACAGCGCCGAAGGCCTGAACGACCCTTCGGGGAACAGCGGCAAGTCGGCGTTCAATCTCTGGGAAGCGGGTTTCTCCGCGGCTTGGGAGCTGGATCTGTGGGGCCGGGTCCGGCGCGAAGCCGAGGCCGCCGACGCGACCCTGGAGGCGGCGGAAAACGATCGCCGCGGGGTGCTGCTGTCGGTGCTGGCGGAAGTCGCCCAGGACTACATTCAGTTGCGCGGTGTACAGAACATCCTGGCCGTCACCGAGCAGAACCTGGAGGTTGCCCGGCACAGCCTGAAGCTCTCGCAATTGCGCCTGGCCGATGGCGTGGCCACCGACCTCGACGTGGCCGAGGCCGCCGCCCAGGTTGCCACCATCGAGGCGCAACGGCCTGCGCTGCAACAGCGTCAGGCGCAGTTGATCAATGCCCTGAGCCTGCTGCTCGGGGAGCCGCCCCAGGCCCTGCACCAGCAGCTGGCCAGCGCCGCACCCGTGCCGCAGCCGCCGTCTCGTGTGGCTATCGGCCTGCCTTCGCAACTGGCCGAGCGACGCCCGGATATCCGTCAGGCCGAGGCCCGGCTGCACGCGGCCACGGCCAGCATCGGCGTGGCCAAGGGCGATTTCTATCCGCGGATTACCCTGTCCGGCAACGTCGGTTCCCAGGCCCTGCAACTGGCGGATTTCGGCACCTGGGGTTCGCGCCAGTTCGGCATCGGGCCGCAGTTCAGCCTGCCGCTGTTCGACGGTGGTCGCCTGCGGGGCATGCTCCAGTTGCGCGAGGCCCAGCAGCAGGAAGCGGCCCTGGCCTACCAGCAGACCGTGCTGCGGGCCTGGCATGAAATCGACGACCAGCTGACCCGCTACAACGCCAGCCAGTTGCGGCGCGACAGCCTGGCCGAGGCGGTGCGGCAGAACCAGATTGCCCTGCGTACCGCGCAGCAGCAGTACGTCGAGGGCGTGGTGGATTTCGTCAATGTCCTGACCGTGCAGGGCGCCTTGCTGGCCACCCAGGAGCAGTGGGTGGAAAGCTCCGCCGGGGTGTCCCTGGCCATGGTCGGGCTGTACAAGGCGCTGGGCGGCGGCTGGGAGTCGGTGTACCCGTTGCAGGTCGCCAGCCAGCCGCACTGAAAAGCGTTTTGCCTGGATTGAGAAAAAAGTGTAATGATAATTGCTCTCAATCATGTGCGCAGTTTCATTCATGCCAGCCACCACTGACGGCAACGCTCAGCTCCATCGTCTGTATCAGGATCACCACGGCTGGTTGCAGGGCTGGTTGCGCAAGCGCCTGGGCGATCGCGAGCATGCGGCGGATGTGGCGCAGGACACTTTTCTGCGCCTGCTGCTGTCGGGACGCTTTCCCGGGCAGCAGGAAAGCCGCAGTTACCTGGCGCAGATCGCGCGCAATCTGGTGATCGACCAGTGGCGCCGCGCGCGCATCGAGCGCGCCTACCTGGACAGCATCGCCTACTTGCCGGAGCCGCAGACCCCTTCCCTGGAAAGCCGCGCGCTGATCCTGGAAACCCTGATGCAGATCGACACCATGCTCGATCGCATGCCGGACAAGGTGCGCCAGGCCTTTGTCATGTCGCAGTTCGAAGGTCTGGGTTATGCGCAGATCGCCGAGCGCCTGGAGGTGTCCGTCAGTTCGGTGCAGAAGTACATGACCCGCGCGATCCAGGCCTGCTATCAGGTGCTCTACGCAGAATGAAACCCCATCAGGCTCCCATTGCCCCCAGCATCGTCGAGCAGGCCAGCGAGTGGCTGATGCTGCATTGGGGCGGCCAATTGAGCCCGCAGCAGCGTGCCGCCTTCGAGGCCTGGCAACAGGCCGATCCCGAGCACCTGCGGGCCTGGCAACGCTTGCAGCATCTGCAACAGACCTTGCAAGGCGTACCGGAGCAGGGCGCCCATGTGCTGCTGGCCAAGGCCCCGGACCGGCAGCGCCGGGCGGCGCTGAAGCTGCTCGGCTTGCTGCTGGTGGCGGGCGGCAGTGGTTATCTGCTGCAAGGCAGCCAGCCCTGGCGCGCGACCTTTGCCGGGGAGCGCAGCGCCACCGGGCAGGTGCGTCATCTGACCCTGAGCGACGGCAGTCGCCTGGACCTCAACAGCGCCAGCGCCGTCGATGTGCTGTTCACGGCCAGCGAACGGCGGATTCGCCTGATCCAGGGCGAGATCCTGCTCACCAGCGGGCATGACCCGTCGCGGCCGTTGATCGTTGAAACCGCCGCCGGCGATATCCAGGCCCTGGGTACGCGCTTTGCGGTGCGCGAGCTGGAGGGCGGCACCCGGGTCGATCTTTACCAGGGCGCGCTGCGGGTCAGCCCACGGCATGCCCAGGCCCTGCAACTCAAGGCCGGCGAGCGCCTGTGGTTCAGCGCTGAGCGGGTTGCCCCGCGGCAAGTGGCCGAGGTCAACGCCAGCAGCTGGAGCGAGGGCCGGCTGATAGCCGAGCGCCAGCCCCTGGGGCAGTTCATCGCCGAGCTGGCGCGCTATCGACCAGGGGTGCTGCGCTGCGACGAGCAGGTGGCGGGCCTGTTGCTCACCGGCGTCTTTCCCCTGGCGGACAGTGACGCGGTGCTTGCGGCGCTGGAGCGTTCGTTGCCGGTGCGGGCGCACGCGGTGACGCGCTACTGGGTGACCCTCAAGCCACGCGAGTGAATAAAAATCTGTCGGGCCGTTGTCGGTTCCGCTGAGCTGTTCGGGATACCCCATGAAAGCCGATCAAGACGCATTCTCATGGGGAGTTCAGGAATGCCTTACCAGACCACAGCATCCATTTTGACCCTGGGCACCGCTGCCCGCCGCCACGCCCTTGTCGCGCTGCTGGCCATGGCCCCGGTGTGTCCGGGCATGGCCCAGGCCAGCGGCGACAGCCTCAGCCAGGCGCGGGACTACCAGATCGCCGCCGGCAATCTGGACCAGGTCCTGAACCGTTTTGCCGGTGCCGCGGGGATACTTCTGTCGGTGGATGCAAGTCTGACCGCCGGTAAGCACAGCGCCGGCCTGCAGGGCCGCTACGAGGTGGCGCAGGGCCTACAGACCCTGCTCGCCGGCAGTGGCCTGCAGGCGGTGCAAAGGGGGGGCAGTTGGGGTCTGCAACCTTTGCCCCAGGACGGCGCCCTGCAACTGGCGCCGACCCGGGTCGGCATCACCCAGATTGATGAGAGTGCCTGGGGCGCGGTGCCGGGCATCGTCGCCAAGCGCAGCGCCACCGGGAGCAAGACCGACTCGGCGCTGGTGGAGATTCCGCAGACCATCAACGTGATCGGCGCCAGGGAAATCAAGGCCCGCGGCGCCCAGAGCGTGACCGAGGCGCTGCTCTATACCCCGGGCATGACCGGTGGCGGCTTTTCCGACCGGGTGAAGATTTTCGACGAACCCACCTCCCGCGGTTTTTCCCCGACGCCGATGTACCTCGATGGCCTGCATTTGCCCTACGGCGGCGGTAGCACTGGCGGTGCCCTGCAGATCGAGCCCTATGCCCTGGAGCGCATCGAAGTGCTCAAGGGCCCGGCCTCGGTGCTCTACGGGCAGAACCAGCCGGGCGGGATCGTCAACATGGTCAGCAAGCGGCCCACCGACACCCCCTTGCATCAGTTGGTGCTGGAAGCCGGCAGCTATGACCACAAGAGCATCGCCCTGGACCTGGGCGGGCCGCTGGATGAGCAGGGGCAGTTCCTCTACCGCCTGACCGGGCTGGCCAGCGACAGCCAGGACGCTGTCGATTACGTCCAGCGCCAGCGCCAGTTCATCGCCCCGAGCCTGACCTGGCGGCTCGACGACGATACCCAGCTGACGCTGTTCGCCCAGTTCCAGAAGGACAACGACGTGCCCGAGGCCCAGGGCCTGCCCAGTGTGGGCACGGTGTTCGCCAACCCCAACGGCAAGATCGACCGCGACTTGTTTCTCGGCGAGCCCGGGGTCAATGCCTACGACCGCGACCAGTTCGTCCTCGGCTACGAGTTCTCCCATCGCCTGAACGATGTCTGGACCCTGAAGCAGAACGCCCGCTACGCCGATGTCGATGACCGTTACCGCGCGCCGTTGCACGGCTACAAGTTCGTCAGCAATCCCAAGACCGGGCTCAATGACCAGCGCTACATGACCCGCTACGGGGTCGACTGGAAGCAGCACAACAAGGTTTTCGGCGTGGATAACATCGCCCAGGCCGAGTTCGACACTGGGCCCTTCAGCCATACCCTGCTGGTGGGCCTGGACTACTACCGCTTCAATTCGAAATTCAACGGCAAGTACGACTTCAACCCGCCGATCCTCGACATGTTCACCCCCACGTACGGCCAGTCGCTGAATTTCGGCAATCCTTACCAGTGGGACAACACCATCAGCCAGACCGGCCTGTATGTGCAGGACCAGATCAAGTACGAGCAGTGGGTGCTGGTGCTGGGCGGTCGCAACGACTGGGCGGAAACCGATAACAAGACGCCGCTCGACGGAGGGCATACCAACGCCAAGCATCAGTCCTTCACCGGGCGCGGTGGGCTGGTGTACCTGTTCGACAACGGGCTGGCGCCCTTTGTCAGCTATTCGGAATCCTTCTTGCCGTTGAGTGGCACCAGTGTTCAGCGCAGCGCTTTCGAGCCGTCCACGGGCAAGCAGTACGAAGTGGGGGTGAAGTTCCAGCCACCGGGCCAGGAGAGTTTCGTCCAGGTGTCGGCCTACCAGCTGGACCAGGAAAACATCCTGACCTCCGACCTGGCCAACCCCGGGTTCAGCATCCAGAGTGGCGCGGTACGCTCCCGGGGCATCGAGCTGGAAGCCAAGGCCAGCCTCGGCGAGTCGCTGGACGTGATCGCCTCGGCGTCGCGCAACGACATCAAGTACACCAAGGACAATGACGGTCGCCAGGGGCGGCATCCTGCCGGCATGCCGCCGTTGACCGCGTCGCTGTGGCTCAACTACACCCTGCTTGGCGACACGCCGCTGGCGGGCCTGGGCGCGGGTATCGGCACCCGCTACGTCAAGGGCAGCTACGGCACCGATTACGACGGCGCTTTCCAGATCCCGTCCTACACCGTGTACGACGCCAGCCTGACCTACGACCTGGAAAAATCGCCATTGCAGTTCAAGGGCGTGAAGCTGGCGCTGAACGTGAAGAACCTCACCGACAAGACCTACGTCGCCAACTGCACCAGCATCTGGGACTGCTACTACGGCGAAGGCCGGACCATGGTGTCGAGTTTGACCTATGACTGGTAAGGGGACGCCTTGCTCTTAAGGGTTCTGCAAGAACACCACATAGCCCCTGAACCAGGGGCTGTCGCGCAGGGCCTGGGGTTCCTGCCAGTCGCCACCCTGGATCAGGCCGACCTTGTAGGGCAGGCCCATGCGGTCCAGGCGCGGCAGGTAGGCGGTGTAGTTGGAAATGCTCCGGCGGCCCTGATAGGTCTGCACCACCACCTCGTCCACCACGCCCTTGAGCTGGCCGATGGCTTGCGGATCGGCGTTGCTGCTCCAGTCCATCAGGCCAGTGATGCTCAGGCGGTACTGCGCGGGCAGGCGCTGGCGCAGATCGCGGAGGAAATGGCCGTAGCGTTCGAGATCGTGGGTGCTGCTGTCGAAGTCGATCTGGATGCCCACCACCGCGCTGCCCGTGGCCTGCCAGCGCTGCACCTGGTCGAGCAACTGGCGATACACCGGCTCGGTCCAGGCCAGGGTGTGGGCGCGGTATACCACCCACACCTGTTCCTGGGGCAGGCGCGACACTGGCAGGCCCTGGGCGATGAGCTCGACACCGCGCCCGGGATGGCGCCGCGAGCGGCTGATCTGGCCCTGGAGGATGTACAGGGTCTTGGCCTGGCCCAGCACCGGCTGGGTCTTGACCCCGCTCCACAACCAGAAGGCGTTGTATTCGGCGGCGTCCACCACGGCGTTCGCCGGTGTTGCCCAGCACAGCCATAACGGCAGCAGGCCAAAGCCCAGGCGCCTCATGCCTACCAGTAGTAACGCTGTGACTGGCCCCATTGGGTATCTCCCAGCTTGGTCTTCAACTGACGGAACCAGGCCTTGCGCACCGCCGGTTCGACCCCGGCGCCGCCACAGTTGTTGTGGCCCGAGGAGGCATAGCAGTTGATGGCCCGGTACAAGGCGTAGGCACGATCATCACGGCTGGCCTTGGGGTTGTTGATGATCACCTGATAGCCGTCGAGCCGCGAGAACGGTTTGCCCGGAAACGCATCCGGGGTACCACCCAGGTTCTGGGCCGGTGGCGGGGTATCCAGGGGCATGCGGTCGAAGCCACTGAAGCGCATGAACTCGCCGAGGCAGAGCAGCCCGGCCGGGGCCTTGGGGTCACGCTGCAGGAGGGCGGCCGTCTCCACCAGGCTCGGGCAGCGGTAGTCGGGGTTTTCCTCTTCGGGCTGTGGGCCATTCCAGTGGAAGTTCTGCAACGGCGGGGTAACGAGGTAGATGTAGCCCAGGCTGGCGGCAAGACTGGCGTCGGGCAAGGTGGGCGGCAGTTGCTCGTAGTCTTGGCCGAAGGCCGCGTACTGGCCGCGGGTCAGGTCCTTGTACAGCAGGATAAAGCGTGCGGCGTTGCGTTCCGCTGCCGAGTCAGCCTTCTGTGCCTGTTGGCGCAGCAGTTTGGGCGAGGCCACCTGGCGCAGGAGAATGGCCCGCACTTGGGCGGTCTTGATCGGCGAGTCGGCGGCGAACACCTTGGCTAGCTGGCCGCTGCGCTCGTAGGTGTAGGCCAGGGCCAGTTCCAGCTGTTCCCGTTGCAGCGGTTGCTGGGCCAGGGGCAGCAATTGCAGCCACAGCGCCTCGGCGCCTTTCCAGTCCTGCTGGGCCTGCAGGGCCAGGCCGCGCAGGGTCTGCTGGCTGAAGCTCAGGTAGTCCAGTTGCGCCGG harbors:
- a CDS encoding transposase, which translates into the protein MGFRVVSAEEKAEAIRLVVEMNYSVPKACEQTGVGPTALRRWVARWRKEHEGALLPTRPQDQELIDSLQARLALLEAENSVLKKQLPSHLKVLFSRIK
- a CDS encoding MFS transporter; its protein translation is MSSLAVAAPASVDAASKPAAIAPPLFGPRIIIGLVGVLLAVLVSGLNEMVTKIALADIRGALFIGFDEGTWLVACYTATSVAAMAFAPWCSVTFSLRRFTLFAIALFTLLGVLCPFAPNYESLLLLRTLQGLAGGALPPMLMTVALRFLPANVKLYGLAGYALTATFGPSLGTPLAALWTEYVGWQWAFWQVVAPCLLAMAAVAYGLPQDPLRLERLKQFNWRGLLLGFPAICMLVIGTLQGNRLDWFQSPLISGLLGGGLVLLVLFLINEWSQPVPFFKLQMLGIRNLSFALLTLAGVLVVLTAVIIIPSAYLTQVQGYRPLQTAPVMLVMALPQLLALPLVAALCNLRWVDCRWVLGIGLGMLVLSCLGGTHLTAAWIRDDFYVLQLLQIFGQPMAVLPLLMLSTGSITPLDGPFASAWFNTVKGLAAVIATGVLDVLTTHRLHFHSTMLVDSLGNSPLVDDRLAGLAQRLHQQAVVLTSADLYFCMAGVAAALILLIFWMPTRIYPPRAAT
- a CDS encoding HlyD family secretion protein, which translates into the protein MTIQSKDKIAITVVAVAALGALAYVAAPGLFGRGSEQSTNDAFIAADYTLVAPRVAGFIKEVLVEDNQQVKAGQLLALIDDRDLRAAAQAADAETLVAQAQLQNARATLDRQSSVIAQAQAALSAAQAERAFAEHELNRYNHLAGVGAGTVQNAQQARTRIDQASARLATATAALAAERKQVEILTAQRDAAEGGLKRAQAALEMASYELSYTRIVAPVDGMVGERAVRVGAYVTPGSKILAVVPLQQAYVLANFQETQLTAMHAGQRVEVRVDSLGGETLHGRVESLAPATGVTFAAVKPDNATGNFTKVVQRIPVKIVLEPNQPMAERLRVGMSVEASVDTHSSATNAREVTQR
- a CDS encoding efflux transporter outer membrane subunit; amino-acid sequence: MSTLRRQYTGSSWRGSLLPLGSAATPEPLAAVAQAADQGCQASAPHSNGSKLPGHGLRTLLALSLLALAACNVGPDFQRPRATQVQAWPVPAQGAASRAVDSPMQERWWEVFNDPQLSALSRRALSDNLDLQLASSRLQQSRAARQVISAERYPSTSANGGYARKRNSAEGLNDPSGNSGKSAFNLWEAGFSAAWELDLWGRVRREAEAADATLEAAENDRRGVLLSVLAEVAQDYIQLRGVQNILAVTEQNLEVARHSLKLSQLRLADGVATDLDVAEAAAQVATIEAQRPALQQRQAQLINALSLLLGEPPQALHQQLASAAPVPQPPSRVAIGLPSQLAERRPDIRQAEARLHAATASIGVAKGDFYPRITLSGNVGSQALQLADFGTWGSRQFGIGPQFSLPLFDGGRLRGMLQLREAQQQEAALAYQQTVLRAWHEIDDQLTRYNASQLRRDSLAEAVRQNQIALRTAQQQYVEGVVDFVNVLTVQGALLATQEQWVESSAGVSLAMVGLYKALGGGWESVYPLQVASQPH
- a CDS encoding sigma-70 family RNA polymerase sigma factor, whose amino-acid sequence is MPATTDGNAQLHRLYQDHHGWLQGWLRKRLGDREHAADVAQDTFLRLLLSGRFPGQQESRSYLAQIARNLVIDQWRRARIERAYLDSIAYLPEPQTPSLESRALILETLMQIDTMLDRMPDKVRQAFVMSQFEGLGYAQIAERLEVSVSSVQKYMTRAIQACYQVLYAE
- a CDS encoding FecR domain-containing protein — translated: MKPHQAPIAPSIVEQASEWLMLHWGGQLSPQQRAAFEAWQQADPEHLRAWQRLQHLQQTLQGVPEQGAHVLLAKAPDRQRRAALKLLGLLLVAGGSGYLLQGSQPWRATFAGERSATGQVRHLTLSDGSRLDLNSASAVDVLFTASERRIRLIQGEILLTSGHDPSRPLIVETAAGDIQALGTRFAVRELEGGTRVDLYQGALRVSPRHAQALQLKAGERLWFSAERVAPRQVAEVNASSWSEGRLIAERQPLGQFIAELARYRPGVLRCDEQVAGLLLTGVFPLADSDAVLAALERSLPVRAHAVTRYWVTLKPRE
- a CDS encoding TonB-dependent siderophore receptor yields the protein MPYQTTASILTLGTAARRHALVALLAMAPVCPGMAQASGDSLSQARDYQIAAGNLDQVLNRFAGAAGILLSVDASLTAGKHSAGLQGRYEVAQGLQTLLAGSGLQAVQRGGSWGLQPLPQDGALQLAPTRVGITQIDESAWGAVPGIVAKRSATGSKTDSALVEIPQTINVIGAREIKARGAQSVTEALLYTPGMTGGGFSDRVKIFDEPTSRGFSPTPMYLDGLHLPYGGGSTGGALQIEPYALERIEVLKGPASVLYGQNQPGGIVNMVSKRPTDTPLHQLVLEAGSYDHKSIALDLGGPLDEQGQFLYRLTGLASDSQDAVDYVQRQRQFIAPSLTWRLDDDTQLTLFAQFQKDNDVPEAQGLPSVGTVFANPNGKIDRDLFLGEPGVNAYDRDQFVLGYEFSHRLNDVWTLKQNARYADVDDRYRAPLHGYKFVSNPKTGLNDQRYMTRYGVDWKQHNKVFGVDNIAQAEFDTGPFSHTLLVGLDYYRFNSKFNGKYDFNPPILDMFTPTYGQSLNFGNPYQWDNTISQTGLYVQDQIKYEQWVLVLGGRNDWAETDNKTPLDGGHTNAKHQSFTGRGGLVYLFDNGLAPFVSYSESFLPLSGTSVQRSAFEPSTGKQYEVGVKFQPPGQESFVQVSAYQLDQENILTSDLANPGFSIQSGAVRSRGIELEAKASLGESLDVIASASRNDIKYTKDNDGRQGRHPAGMPPLTASLWLNYTLLGDTPLAGLGAGIGTRYVKGSYGTDYDGAFQIPSYTVYDASLTYDLEKSPLQFKGVKLALNVKNLTDKTYVANCTSIWDCYYGEGRTMVSSLTYDW
- a CDS encoding DUF3142 domain-containing protein encodes the protein MGPVTALLLVGMRRLGFGLLPLWLCWATPANAVVDAAEYNAFWLWSGVKTQPVLGQAKTLYILQGQISRSRRHPGRGVELIAQGLPVSRLPQEQVWVVYRAHTLAWTEPVYRQLLDQVQRWQATGSAVVGIQIDFDSSTHDLERYGHFLRDLRQRLPAQYRLSITGLMDWSSNADPQAIGQLKGVVDEVVVQTYQGRRSISNYTAYLPRLDRMGLPYKVGLIQGGDWQEPQALRDSPWFRGYVVFLQNP